gaaaaggcatctatcaaaacattaaaaaaatacctgCTCTATGGAAttatacattagaaaaaaatttaattcttgACTCTATATATAATACTCAGAAGCCGCTtcataaaaagattatttttcattatcaatactaaatatattttaaacactaAGTTGCTAAGAGGAATAAATGAGCCTTCCAGTTTGAAATCTTAATTACTATAAATCTAATAATGAgtattacatatattaaaaaattttttaaatggcctgCTTTCTGTCTATGCTCTGGAACAAATTAATGAAGTTAACAGCATGCTTTGATACAACTGGTTATAAATCTCTaggaccaattttttaaaataatcttctaGGTAACGTGCAAGCAGTCTTATGCAGAAATGGGAAAGGCTTCCGCTTAACCAAAGAGCACACCACCCGGAACGCGGACGAGAGGCGGCGGGTGCTCCGGCAGGGAGCGGCCATCAGCGCCAATGCGCCGAGCGGCCTCCTCCAGGGGCAAAGGACCACCACACGAGGACTTGGCTTCCATGGGGATCTCAAGCTGAAAAAATTCATCATCCCAGCACCTCAGACGATCTCTGTGCCCATAGATGACTTGTGTCAGTTCCTCATCCTGGGCACTGATGGGCTCTGGGACGTTCTGGACACAAAGGAGGTCACCGCGCTCACCATGTCAGCTTTCCAAGCGCACAGAGAGACGCGGGGTCCTGCCGCGGGCAACAACCCGTCACCACCCAGAGCGTCTCTGCTTTGCCCCAACAGTGAACAAACCACATCGAAATCGGAGCCTAACATCCACACAGTGTTTCAGTGCAAATCTGCAGAATGCGTGTCAACTGTCAATTCAAAAGAAAACCTGTCAGTTTCAAAACATTCTATTTGTGACCCTGAAAGTTCAGGACTGTTTCCACCGAAAATGACCACTCGTGATCCCTGCAGTGAAGAAGGAACCGACGGACTGACCAGTGTGGAAAGAGAgccaagagactcaagagaagAACAGAGAGGACTAGGCTCTCGGCACTTCTATGACGGCGCCGCCGCGTACATCAGCCACGAGCTCGTCAAGACTGCTCTGGCGGCCGGCTCCAGAGACAACGTCACCGTCATGGTGATGCTTCTCAGCGGGACTGAGCATCAGCTGCTGACATAAAAGCTCTGGTTATCCAGAGAAAAGAAACACGGAGACAATTCGGCAATGAACCAGGTACCACAACATCACATCAATACCACATAATTGTTAAGAAGGcagtaaagaaaatataaaagcagatTTCAGGTTACACAACGCCATTTATATATGTtcatgtgaaaaaagagaagaaccaGTACTTGCTTTTTAATACCACTTTATTCCAACCTGAGCACCTCAATATAAAACTAAACACTGGTGAACTGTTTTCCTTACTAATTTTGAGTTACTGTAAATGTACAAGTTCTGCTAGCAGTTCAACACTTAAATAGATTAAATCATCTCTGACACATGGTAGATTTCATATAATGAAAATGCCTAAAACAGTTAGTGCAATATACTGATCAAAATTAAATGAACTTTGGAAAACAAGGCTGCAAGATTGTTACTAACATATCCAATACTCATGTTACAAATTACTGGTACATTTTTTATTATGGTTCTAGCCAGGTAGGAACAATTGAAGCCCCTTCCTTTCaaagggggagaaaaggaaaaaattagcTGTTTTAGTAACTGTACATTTTGTATACTTTTAAGCAACTCTTAAATATTACAGAAAAGTAATAAACATATATGGAGACTACAATGCAGTACCCTATTTACAGTACAGCTGAagatcaaatttaaaataatcaagttTGAATGTACATAATTGTTAGTGCATTGACTATACTTATGTCCAAAGGGCACAAAGGCCCCTCCCTACACCCAAACAAAACCTGTGTAATGGCCAGCAGTGATTACATGTAAATCACAGACACCTGGTTTGCTTCATTTTTGCTGAAGAACTCACATGTTTGAGGGGAACACTATCCTTTAAGATGCATTTTACCCCATTTTATAAAACAACAGGATTAGCTATAATTTAGATGCCACTAAGGTTCATCTTTTCCCACTGAAGATGTGAGACTGTTTCCTTGTGGCGAATTTGTTAAAATGTGGaatgtatactttaaataagGACACAAAGAGAAATTACGGGTTGCCTGGATATGGCAGCTAAGCATAAATATCTTTAGAACCTCCTTCCAAAGCAAGAAGTTTTTTCTGAAAAGCCCAAATGAGTAAGTTCCaaatttttttcacagaactggctGGTTCACTGTGGGTTCTGAGTCATTTGTCtacatccctggagaagagaaatgagTCCCGCTAACCTTCCAAGGAAACAAGTGTGCGCACAGCTCTCACTTCCCCTCCCACTGCCGAAACACTAGTCAGAGGGCCACATGCATGTCATTAAAAATTAAGTTCAAAACACTTAAAATAATTCTGTATTAGAAACTTGACTATTGTTAAGTCTCTTCTTTTTGGAAGTCATACTGGGCTGGTTAAATGCTCCAATTCCACTGTTGCTGACAAGCAGGAGGCAGAAAGCCGCCCCCGGAGTCTCCGTGGAGGGCTAGTTACTGCAGCACTGACTCCTGGTGGGCTGTGTGGGCTCAGTCAGGTCTACTCCTCTTCCTCTGGTAGAGTTTGCTCCTGGATTCTGTGGTTCATTCTTTGGCAACTTTTTAGCTGAGGGATAAATTATCAAAACAAACACAATCAGAATAGCTGCATTTAACTGTTTATATAGATGCACTTCACAATTCCAGAAAAGGAATTTTTCTGGAATATACTTTATTTCCTAATCACTAGTACTCCTACTATTTAAAGGAAATCTCAAGTTATAAAGATAATAGCAGCCAGAATGTTTAGAACCAAGAAGCTCGGCTCCAGGACTtccttgggggtccagtggttaagactccgagctcccaacgCGGGGGCACGGATTCGATTCCTGGCTGCAGAACTAAGATCGCCCAAGCCGCCTGACGcagccaaaaaccaaaaccaacaaGCTCAGCTCCGCCTGTCAGCGCCCTCTGGATGGCCACACACTTTCTGGAACAAGTCAGGACATAAAACACTATCCCCCCAGTAGAATGTGTCCTCTACTGAGCGAGTTATTACCCTAAATCATAACAGACTCAATCTCCTATTTTCTTCCTCGCTTATACACCTCTACCTTCAAATGGGTATCCTCTCTTGTGGCTGATAAAGAATCCGAATCTGATTCACCAATAGCTCTGCCTGATGTAAATGGACTTGATCCTGAAGGTGCTATCTCAAAAAACCATTTTCCAATGCTGAGCCAGATAGGCATGGCTGGCCACATTTGGACAAAGCCCCACGACTGCAGCTAACAGCTTCAGCTTTGCTAATTCTCTGCAGTGTGGCTCCCACAGGTGAGAAAACTACCAGCTTGATGCAGTCTGCTTGGATCTCAAAGATCTTTGCATGCTGGGATTTATGAAGCATCTCTAAGAGCACTGTTCCTGTCGCCTCAGGGATGGCCCACTTTGGCAAGAATCCAGCTCGGCCTGAGCCAGGGCTTGGGTTACACAAAAGCCAAACAGGCTCTACTTTGAAATGTAAATACCTAGGTGTGTCCTGGACCTTTTACTCTTTGTTGTAATATTCCACAACAGCACTAATCATCTTTAGAATCCCAGAGGCTGGGCGGAACGCTGGATCTGGGAGCCAGGAGCACTGAGGTTTGGGAAGCAAAGCGTCACTGGGCCACTTCTCTAGCAATGGCTCCAGAAGTGGCAGGGTGAATGGTAATAAAAGGCTGCATTTGCAGTCAAATGTATTTACAAACAGAGCCCCATAAGGACAAACAGTAGGCTAACATTACAAACTCTATTATAATTAACAAATTGTTTTAGACTGAGTGATCATTTCTCCCTTTAGCATACTTCTGCAAGGGCTTTTTGTAATTAGACCTAAGTGAAGCAGGGGCTGAAAGACTTAAGCTGGAATGAGAAACCTTTAACTTATACTGGTTAGTTTTTATTGTGTTAAGATAATTAAAACATATCTTTAGGGAGTCTCAAAAGAAGTAGTCTCCTATCTTATTGAGTGCTACCAAAGTGAAGCTGGTAGTATCTGTTTTGTATACAGATAGATAGCTGTGGTTTATCAATCTGACCCTGAATTGATTAGGATTGTAAGAAGCTAAAAACCCTGAATCAAGAAAGATGTGTAATGAAAAAAGCCACTGAAGACCTTATCAAATTAAAAGCAGATGATAAATTTATTGTAGACTCTCCCACTAAACAAGTGTACTCTACTTGGGAAGTCATCAAAAGTGCAAATATGAGTTCAGTGTGTGATTTATTTAAGGTActaatggagagatcacaattCAATTTACACTTGTGGAGTTTCTTTCAAGGGAAAAAACATTCTACTTTCAGAAATGTAAACAAAAGCTCTAATGCAcaaaagctctaatactttgactgaaaaaaaaaaataaccttattAGCAAGCCTGAATAAAAGGTACAAATTAAATAAAGCCCATCTGGTGGAGTTTTAATAGTGTCAGAAAGAAAGGCTTAAAGTTCAGCCTGATTGGAGAGGCCCATCATCTCTTAATTTCCTGTTATTAACTTTTCAGATGTGGTTTTGGGTGTGATTTGTTCcatttattagaaaagaaaaaagtatatactGTCGCATAATCCCTCTTAACTATGCTAGTATATCCCTAATAACCTGCAAGCCTGAGTTTCTCAGGAAAATATTTTACACAGCGAACAGGCAAGGTTTTACTACATGAAGCCACCATTAAACTCCCTCATCTAGGGAGAGACAGTACGACCGCGCTAGCTGCTCTCAATGGGTTTTCTTTAGCCTCTCAACCAGCTGTGAACTGGTTAATTTATGACTTCAATATCACAGAAAATTTATTAGGGATCCAGGATGTAGACACCCCAGGTGATAATCACTGCTGTGTACAGAGCTGCCGGGGATGCCACGCGTGGGCGGCACGTGACCGGTCCGGAGCCGGAGACTGAGCGCCTTCCCAGAGAGCCTGCGCCCTCAAACCACCAGGGGGCGGTGGTGGAATGGAGTGTCCGACtctgaccccatgactgcagcccgccaggctcctgtccatgggattctccaggcaagaacactggagtgggttgtcattcccttctccagaggatcttcctgacccagggatcgaacctgggtctcctgcactgcgggcagattctttaccagctgagctaccagggaagccccacaccaGAAGGCAAgggtcaataaaaatattttaattgttacAAAAAAGGGAAGCTTCCTTATTACTACTAAACTTCATTACCTATAGTCAACAACTGTGCAAGGGCACTCATTATTACTGGAAGTTCTTAGAGGAAAGGTAAGAGCATACTGTAGGATCAAACAACCGCCAAGGCAACAGAAACTGTGGACagttttgctttcctttctttcttctgtgcCCCAAAGCTTTGAAATGTTCTCTGTTATAATAGTTGCATTAAAACAATTTGTATGTACAATGTACTTATCAGTGTTATACCTGTCAGTAATCAATGATttaaaaagaacttgaaaaataaaaacagtgctcTGTTTAGGGCAGAGGAGAGATGAGTTAATGATCAGTGAGAAAAACCTCATTAAGACTTTATGTTACACCAAAAAACATTACTGAACTTATCCCTCTTTTATATAAAAGCTATAATATAACCTAATACAAAAATGTATTTATCCAAAATTTTCAGTGAAATCTTCAGAAAATCTACCTGTGTGAACCATAAGCTCAAAGTTTAGGCTTTCAACTCACCTAGAAGAAACTTAACTAAACTGAAAGCGCTGTAACCTAACGGGTAATAATGGGCAACAATACGCCTAACAAAGTAACGCTTCATGGAAGAAATCGAGGATAGCTgtacaatcattaaaaaaaaaaaaaaaccaagaattttttttttttttataaaatatgccCCCAGTATGTCAAACCAAATATGCCCCCAGTATAACTTGTTTTAACTATATTTACTGTGTGCAAAAAAGCAAATCTTACCTATTGCCATGAATATTTCATTTACATTCATTGATGTTTTAGCTGATGTCTCCATAAATAATAAACTGTTATCATCCGCATAGGACTGTGCCTCCTGTTTGCATaacaaaaaatgataaatgagATACTGTTATACATACTATTACTATACCTcccttatttttgttattaaaaataaaagaggcttCCTTAGTATTATTCCAACTTGATCACCTATAATCAACAACTGTATAATAAGCAATTACTTATAGCTAAAACAAAGGTAAGGGTACTGCAGTTATAATTTCCTTTTCCTGCCTTAACTTCTCGCACCATCCCAGCCTGCTTCATCGGGTCTCCCGTGAAATCTGCTTTCAGATGCCGAGAGTCTGAGAGAGGTGGTGGCGGGGGTGGAGTCACTGagcggtgtctgactcttgcaaccccctggactgtagcccgccaggctcctccgtccatgggactttccaggcaaggacactggagtcggttgccgtttccttctctgggagaagGGGGAAGCCATTTTGTTctaaatactataaaactctttttGATCTCTATGgcaatttaattttacttatgcTCATTATTTGCAATAAGGACAAAGGGAAACCAAATATTGAACATTGACTTCCACCACTAAATGGTACCCTGTATTTATTTAATCCTGAATGACTTCTACAAGCAATATTTTGAGTATGCCATGAGTCATTTCTGTGAAAATTTTATTACCACTTTACAGAGTCATGCTTTACAGTTTACTTGTATTACTGTTTTTGAGCCTCACAGCTGTTGTGAAGAACCATCAGTGATCTTTccaattttataaagaaaacaaaataataaagttcCTTAGAAATGTTATGTGACAGGGCCACTTCTGACTATAATGTAACTGCTCTGCCTGCGCCTCTGTGCTGAGGAGGTAATGACCTCAGAAAGAGCAGTAGATGACACCACACCTCAGGGCCATTACAGAATTAAAGGGAACACGTGTGCACATGCTCAGGTTACTACCTGCAGCGCAAGAGCCACCAGTGCTCCTCCTCCCGTGGGGACACtccatctccaaagaagaaaaccATCCCGTCACTGACAATACACTTAGGGACCACAAGCAAACTTTTCTGGTAGAGAAGCTAAGGAGCAAGAGGACGGGAGATTCTAAAAACGTCTAACTAGAGACAGctgctttattttaaatgactgttTTGCAGTAAGCTAATTCTTAATTAGCTATATTAGAAAACATGcaaactggatttttaaaaaactttcatttCTGAAGGCTCTTTTAAGAACAACTACACAAGTGCATGTGACTATGTGGGCATGCACATGTGTGCTGATATATataggtaaatttttaaaaaggaaggatacTGAAGAGTATGTGATCAGGGTTGAGGGATTAGGGTAGGAGGTCATCACTTTTTGCTTTATATACTTCCATACTGTTTGTGAACAAATTACTTCTTTTGTTAACTGTTTAGGTCAACAAAATCTTTGAATCAACTTATATATTACaattaaataaagacattttaaaattctttattgtgAGTTTCTTTACACGTATGTGTGAGATTCTCAAATGgatataaataaatttactttcttaaaaaatttttttaaattttatactggAATGTAGTTGATTAAAAatgctgtggtagtttcaggtagacagcaaagtgattcagctacatgtatatacatatatctgttctttttcagattcttttcccatttaagttgTTATATTGAGCAGTgtatgccatacagtaggtccttgttggttatccatttttattattttttttggttatccatttttagACACAGCAGTgcatacatgtccatcccaaactcacTATTCCTCCCCCCACTGCCCCGTAACCATTAAGTCATTCTTTAGTCAGTCTGTGAGTCTGAGATCTTATCATCATGAGATTTAATTACATAGTATACCACATGTTTAATTACAAAGCATGCCACATACCATTTATCTAAAAATTTTCTATCATTTGTATAGTTTTAAAATTCAAGTGTggacacagaagaaaaatatgcACCCACAAGTTAAATTCAACATACCTGGAAGTCAACAGCTCTTTTATTTGCCAGATCGGCCTTGTTTCCTGATAAAGCTATTACAATGTTAGGACTGGCTTGCCTCTGAAGTTCTTTAACCCAGTTTTTGGCTCTGGCAAAGGACTCCTGGGAACAAAGAAACAGCTATTTGGCACAGGCTCAAAAAATAAGGAACGTCTTTGTGAAATGAGGCTTTAAAGCCTGTCCAATGTGACTCTTGGAAAGACATTCTTAGGACTACTGTATTATTTGAGAcacttttatgttttttaaagtcaGCTTTCCTATTTCATAAAAGCTTTGGCAGAAATGTCATACTTGGCTAacaaaaagagatttttaaaaatctcttaggAACTGAAATTCTGAATACTACAAATGGATATTCAGACAAGTTTCCATGTAGCATGCATCTCTACTCACCTCATTCGTGATATCGTACACAACTATGGCTGCCTGGGCTCCTCTGTAGTACATGGGTGCTAGGCTATGGTACCGTTCTTGACCAGCCGTATCCCATATTTCAAACTTTACTGTTGTGTCATCAAGACACACCGTCTGAGTTAGAAAAGcagctgaaagaagaaaatgtctaCAGTAAGTTATCATTTTCCTCCTAATATTATTTACTGCATACTCACAGTTAATAGTTGCTTTAAATACCTGCAAGATCTATGCTTCAAAGCTAGATTAAAAATGCTTACATATAAAACCTTTGTAATAAAATCACAGATTGAAAGtgcttcttacatttttttttgcttcttacaTTCTTAAAAAGTATGTTGTAATATTAAATAACTTTAATACAGTTCTTAAGCTGTTTTTACAAACTGtgaatttaaaaagtttaattgtAAAATGATTTAAGAAATAATATGCTGATATTGTTGaaaaagggtggggggggggggggaggaatgaGCAGACCTGTAACTCCCATCTACACTGACAGCAGCACACCAACCTGCTCCGCTCCCTGGGGTTTACTGGCACGCTCTGGAGTTCAGGGCCCGTTCATCATCACTGAATCAGTGTATTTCTTATATTATTCCATCAAAGTATCATGAGACCTTAATTTCTGTAACTGTTATTACCTCAACCTAGACTTAATTTATTAACAGAGATTCAGTATCAATTCCTAGCTTTCATCCCTTGCCTTACGGATTTTTTGATTTGTACTTTTtcatctgttcttttctcagattttaaaaagaaagtaacatTTTACAATGATATTTTTGCTCTTAAAAAGATGACCGTCGTATCTCACAAAGAATTACTGTATCACTTATTTTCTCACTTGTTTTCTGAGAATAATATGAAGTAAAATGTCTTTTATAAGCAAGATTCTCCTGGCTCTAGAAATAAGCATCAGCAAAGACATgtatatttatgaaaaataagaaactgaTTTGTAAGAGGTAAGTTATAAAGAAGTGAACTGCACTTTAAAGTACGGTAACCTTTCAGGAGTAGTTGGCGGCACGAAACGTCAACAAGACCGACACCCAGCTGCGCCCCCAGCACAGTCAGCACCCCTACAGTTCCCCTCCTTCATGACTGCGCTAACTAAACCTTGCTGCTCCATCATTCACACTAGTTGGTAtgctccttcctttttcttttggctcAAGGTGTATTCCATTCCTCCTCTGAAACTGGCATAGATTTaagttataaaattttcaaatactcTGTCCTCCCATGTAAGAGAATTATTATTCATTCCTGTAAACTGTAGTAGTTTATCTAGTGATGTCAATCTTAAGAAATTTACTAGTTAACATCACTATGCTGAATAAGTCAAGTTTATTTACATCGCTTATATTAAACGTTacatttttcatgttatttttattaggtCAACTGCTGTGATGGCTTTAGTATCAATAACTATAATCTTCTCAATTTTGCAACCATCATAATAGAAATGTACTTTCAGCCAAATTCTATTAATAGTTCTGTGAATTCTCACAAGTGGCtagtcatatttaaaatatacaccaATGAAAACTTCTTTTACCATACAAAATCagcaataatatttaaaaaaattctgtatgtACAAGAAAGGATACGAAAAAAGTACTATGTCACTTTTTCACAGAGATGAAAAGTTCTCATGcagaatcagtatttttaaacacTCAAAAAAATTAAGTACTCCTTTTTAAATGAAAGGGATAAAAGGTAAGGAATGGATCACAAAATACAATCCCTTTCTCAAGTATAGTTTGATGCAATTTGAAAAAACTGGGTTATAATTTGCATTCagacttttgttttctctgttccATAACCACAAAGTACACTGGTCACAAGCAGATTCATTTACACTTTCATAAATCAACCCTAGGCTCAGGTAAAGAATTATGAATTATGCTGCCTTAAAGGAAATATAATCTGATTCTCAAACCAGTTAAAGATACCACAAAAggctaccaattttttttttaatacatgcaTGTACAAAATGACAAAACACAGGAAAGAGAAATTTCAACcaacacattaaaagaataacaACCCCGTGACTAAGTAGATTCTTTTGAAAATACAAAGCTATTACACCAataggccaaaaaagaaaaatcatatattatttaaataaaggcATTTGAGTCAATATTCCTAATATACACACAGAATTCTTCCTTAAAACAGATCAAGTGTCAATTTCATCCTTAAGCCTGAAACCAGCATTTTACACAAAGCTCTTGGGCAATCTCTCTAAACCTAGAAACCAGATATGAAAGTCAACATCACAATTATGTAATATCACTTCAGATAttcttataataattaaaataacaaattattaGAAAGAGACATTATTTGGAAGAAGCAAGAAGACTAAAATGAAAATCCAAAGACACCAGCTAAAACAAAGCAGACAGTAAGTCCTTTAAATTGGCTGGAAAAGATCAAGGTAATTGCCTTACAATACACAAGCAACGACCAGATTTTCAGCGGTATCCTGGGAGAAGACTTGATCCCTTATCAAGCTAGCAAAGAACAAGGACAATCAGGTCGCTCCTCGCGGCTCTGAGAAGCTTCCTCTATCACACCCTCCCAGCAGGTCCCGTCTGTGCGCTCCCAGAGCTCCCTGGGCAAGGACATGTTTCACACTTGCTATAATTACTGGTTTACAGTATCTTTTTTCTCCTAGTCTTTGAGAGTTCCTTAAGAAACAATCTGTTCTTGTCCATATCTAGTATCTTAATATAAATCTCAGTTCATGTAAATATTCAgaaagtttgctcaagttcataacAGATATGTACAATTATTCTGGACTATTTTGACTAATtagtttccaaataggaaaaaatagGTATTTCAAAAGGCCTCTCCAAGTTATTATGTAACTTAACACAACTTCAAACTGCCAACAAGATCTTTTTAACTTAGTAACACCATATTGTTAACCCGGTATGTTAAAAAGAGCGTGatctggagggaggagagaaaggccaATGTTAGAGGCCAGTGGAACGATACGAGTACAATCACAAATGTGAGAACTATTTAAACGTGCTGTAGTGCCACAAGAGCAGAAATACAGGACTAAAATAGCCCAGTACTGTAAACATTATATACTGCATGACCATCAAGATTTCCCCAAATCCTCAAGTTTT
This window of the Dama dama isolate Ldn47 chromosome 19, ASM3311817v1, whole genome shotgun sequence genome carries:
- the RAB5A gene encoding ras-related protein Rab-5A; the encoded protein is MANRGATRPNGPNTGNKICQFKLVLLGESAVGKSSLVLRFVKGQFHEFQESTIGAAFLTQTVCLDDTTVKFEIWDTAGQERYHSLAPMYYRGAQAAIVVYDITNEESFARAKNWVKELQRQASPNIVIALSGNKADLANKRAVDFQEAQSYADDNSLLFMETSAKTSMNVNEIFMAIAKKLPKNEPQNPGANSTRGRGVDLTEPTQPTRSQCCSN